The segment GGCTGTTGCTAAACAGTAATTTGTTACTGATCAGCTTCTTTTATCTAGGGGAGAGCTTTGTACTTATTATTCATATATTAGTATTTCCCTAAAGGCATTGATTTTATATTTCACCAACCTTCAGATTTCACATTTAAGATCCTGATTTTACAGTGTGAGATGCCGCAAGAACAGAAAGAGTTTATAGTCTATTAAGCAACAAGTAAGGTATAGAAAATGCAGCAACAACTTAAACCAGTGAATTACTCATGATGCAGCTTTTTAAATGGCATTCAGGTGTAAAATCAAAATATCGTTTGGCAGCTTCGCAAGGCAAGCTGGAGTTAGTTTAATGATCAGTTTATGTTAATTACACTCGCAGTATCTTTTCCATTccatgggaaacaaaaaaagctaaaaaagctTCCTATATAGAAAACTAGtcagaaagaagagattttaaaaaaatctaaatggaGCATAAATTATTCCATCTGTCACAGTTAGTTTTTTTGGTTATGAAGCAGGGTGATACAGTAGTCTGAGCACCAGCAGGATTCATCTTTTGTAAACTGAGCCATCCAAGACCTAGCATTTAATCTCAGCTAGCCAGGCATAGTCCTGGCTCCAGTCTAAGGGCCAGTAAAGCTGGTGGAAAGACTTCATGATGTCAGTGGCCTTTGAGCCTGTGCAAGAATTTGGGAAACTCAGCCTCTCCCTGCATCTAGTTTCAGGGGCACGATGAACATCGAAGTGCACAACATCACTTACACCAGCGCCACCGTCTCCTGGGCCATGAACAACCCCTGTCCAGAGAACTACTACCATGTCATGTACCGCCCCAACTGGAACAGCGTCTTTGCTGGCTATTTACGCCAAAACTTCCACCGCGAGGAGCGAGTTCCTCACCCCCTCAGCTCCCTCGTCCTCCACCGACTCACACCATCCACCATCTACGTCCTCTGCATCACGTGCAAGAACTCTTACCCCTCCAGCAACCACTGCACCACCTTCCACACTCTGGACAAAACCCCCCTGGTTTTCGGCGGCTCTAAGCACGAACCTACCACCTCCATGTGGATGGTGAGCagcctgctgctcctctgcttcaTTGCTCTCCTGGCTTATGGCTGCCTGCAGTTCTGGTCTGCACGGTGCCACCGGGCCGCGAGGCTGAAGCATCCCGATGCCAGCCCCGAAGAAGTGGGAGAAGACAGCAGCTCGCCGGAGGGGCCGCTGAATGACGGACTGAGAGAGGAGCTTCTGGAAGTCCCCATGACCACTGTACTAATGAGGAGCTCCAGTTTCATCAGGGAGAGTCCATATAGCTCCCcccactgctttttttcctataaaaccaGCGATGATAAAAGGGCCATCTTGCCACAGCACGGCCTTCAGtgagaacaaaacaaaggcaGATCCTGCTTAGAGGTTTGGTTCATGATGTCCTTTCCCAGCTCTTGCCAACGGGACTGTCTGTGTGTCCAAGGGGGCTGTTTGTCCCAGGGTAGAACACGAGGTGGGGACACTGGTCACGGGGAGAAAGATTTTTGTCAAGTGACAAAAATACTCTcagttgctggggtttttttaaaaaagaaaccaaggcAGCTCTCTGGGAACAGCCAGGCTCGGCTGACTGTCGTGTCATTAGCTAATCTGCATCAGTGCTGTAGGTTCACTTAGGAGTCATCAATCAACGCGCACAAGAAATAAACTCCTCTCGAGCAGTTTCACACTTGAGCATCACACCCCAAGCCCTCATAACGCCTGTACGAACAGTCATCGCAGCCtgacaaaagacatttttgtcaGTATTAAGCAGTCTATATTTGCACACACAAGTATTTAAGCAATTCCCATTTCGAACTACAAATGGGATACCTGAAGTGGCAACCCTCCTCGGGGAGAAGCTCCAACTCGCTCTCCTCTCTGCGCATTTAGATGGATGTGATTTGGTCTCAGTGCAAACACCAAGCACAGAGCAGTGTCAGCATCCCCTGATGTAGGCATGTTATGGAGAAGACTATGGGAAAGCAATAGCAAAAGCCCACTGAACCTGCTTCTTGCATGGCTTTTTGGTTTCACACGGCAACATGACCCTGCACATTGCACCCGCCATTCTGTTAATGAACTAgttcttgtatttctttcttcctaaataaATACTTCCAACATCTACCCCTTCTGGCTGTTGTGGCTCATTTACTGACCTTGGACCCGTAGAGGTAATACGGCTGAACGTTGGCTGGCTTGTCCCGCTGGGGTTCCTGTGTGAACGGGATTGCTGTCCTCACAAACCTGTGGTGGGTGCGGGAGACGGGGAGGAAAGTGGTCAGAGCCCAGTTAATTGTGCTGAGTGAAGACATGGCACAGTCTGCAGGCTAATTAATCACCTGAGCTACATGAACTGCAATGCAAACTCCCGCCCCAATCTCTTGGTGGTGTAAAACGTCAGTTTAACCTACCAAAGGTGAGATTTCTTCTCATTTGGGGCAGGCAAGGAACGATATATGAGCAGCTACCACAGCTCTACTGCTCCGTAAACCAACCCTCGAAACCAAACTAGCTCAGCCGCTTGCAATCACTGCCCCACCTTGTTGCTTGAATTTGTTGCTAACATTTTCAAGGCCAAGGGGAGCTGGTGGGCTTTAACTTCATTTGACACTGTAACTGTTGCATCCCATCGGGAATGAAAACTGCAGCGCAATGCATGGGAATTTTATGTGGCAGGTTTGATGTCTCGGAAAGAAGAGTCTCCAGGTGTCCCCTtgccttgcttttcctcctcaccTGTTGGTGGATCCATTGTAGCAATAGTTGGGTAGAAAGTCAAAGTTGAGCTCCCAGAAGACGTGGAGGGTGATGCGCCCATAGGGTGCAGAGACGTTGTGGTTGGCCTCCCGGAACATGGCATCAAAGCTGTCCAAAGTCATGTGCTTGCACAGCAACCTGTGAGTCAGGCGATTGATTTCCAAGAGCcactccagctcctgcagcacataaagcagcagcaaatgcaggTATTACCAAGATGACAATAGAAACAGCTGATTTAATTGCCAGGGGAATGAGTTTATACCCACACCGACAGAGAACTTTCCAGGTGAGGATGTATCAAATGCTAAAAACATCAATTTAACTCAGTGGCAGAGGCCAATTGCACTTCTACTCAAGGGGTCCTGGTCCAGTATCTCCTAAAGCTGCAGGaagcaaaattaatttgtttcctgCTGAGCACTGGGTGGCTTTCAAACCAGAATCCTTCAAAGGTGGAAACTGGTAATTTTACACTACTTGACTCTGATGCTCCTGTAATGTATCAAAGGCAGCAAATCCTGTACACACACAGAGGAGGTCTCAGCCACCTTCATCCAACAGGGGGAATTCAAGTCGAGATTTCTTTCTCCCAGGTTACAGGGCTCTCTTATATGAGCTCTGCAAAATATACCCGCTCACCGTCACCTTATGATTTACGCAGATACTTAATGGTCCAATAATAATGCAATTAAAGCTGCATAAATAGAAATAGTAGAGACTCATCAGCATAAAGGAGAATACATGGCTGGCTGAAACCTACTGTAGATGGGATTTGAAGCAGAAGACAGTTGCCTGTGTATCCATAGCAGCGTATTACTCTCTCTATTCACACTCTTCGTCAATAACAGTTCTTACCACTATGGATGTCAGGTCCTCACTCTCAAAGCGGCTAATGGCCTGGTCCAACGATTTGTACATCGCTGCTGAGATACGCTGCGTAATGAGCCTGTTCAGATCAATTGATCTACCCAGcaactgggaaaagaagagatttcCATGTTATATACAGATGGGGAAAaggtactttatttttttttttaacagacataAATTGAAACCAAACATCCAAATCTGCTTGAATGTGAAAGTGCTGATGCAAAGGCCTCAGCTGAGTTTACCACCACTTAAGAGATAAGGAGGGAAACGTGGAGCGTAACTCATTTTCCCTTGGACCCCATGCATGAGCGCGGTGTGTCAGAAACAGGTTCAACCCTTCTCATTCCAGCATCGACCTCAATTAAGCCCAGCACTAGGATGCCACCCACCAACAAAAGGATAATCGATCAAGAGCTACAAGTACTGGAGTCCACTGCTTGCACTGTACCTGGACATGCCTCTGCTTGAGCAGAGTTTCGTAGCGGTTGGATGGTGGGTATGGAATAATCACCCCGTAATTCTTACATTCAGCCCGGAAACGTTTGTCCAATAAGACACTGAAAAAAGGAACCagtgtgaggaaaaaagaaacatacactaTCAGCTTCTCTCTGGGTCTTTTCCAGAGTTGTTTTCGTCTTGCTCTGAATGCCAAGAAATTTCCATACACTAATAACTCTGCTTACACCACTAAATCACAGAGCAGGGGTTGTTATCTGGGGGCTGCCATGACATTGTGCATCATTCTTGGCTTTTATggctaaaacattaaaaaagataaaagattgTGCTGAAAGATATCACTAGTGACAGGTGCTGGTGTGCTCCCTCCTTGAAGATCTGCTGTGGGAACATTTGGTTAGTGATGGTGATTGCTCTCCTTCTCTAAAGCCAAATGCAATCTAGAGACAAAACTCCCTGCAGAGTTACACCGAAGATTTGTTTCACGTTTGGGGACATGAGAGGAGGACTCTCCCTGGAGTTCATCCATGTTCTTTAAACCGGTAAGAGGGAAATGTCACAAAGAGCCTATCTCCTCACAAGGGAGCAAGCGACTCCGTGGAAGTCCTACAGTCGGCTGGTCTGATGTGTGACCTAAGATAATGAGTACCCTTCTAGCTTTTACAAAAGTCCTGCTGCTTTACTAGGGTGAGGACAAGTGCATATTCCTGTTTCTTAAGAGATGGGAGGCTTCCACTCATCTGCCTGGTACACAAACAGAAGTCAAGCAATGTCTTCAATAGGCTCAGTTGGCTTTTCTGCTGCTCTCACAAATTGTATTCAGACAGCTACTTAGGATGCCAATTActatttttcacttttaactGTGTCTCCTTGCCACCATGAATTCATTTTCCCCATTTGCACTGGTCTGACATGGACAGCCAGCTCCGTGGGACAGGGATGATCTATTTTGTCATCTCTacttgcagcagctgctccctgagGGGAACCTTTTGGTTAACAGCAATTTGGATGCAGCCGTATCGTCAGTCATCAGCAGCAGTCAGGTTCTCCTACCTGCCAGCCATTGCTTTATAATAGGCAAAGATCTGATCTGCCAGCTTGTACACAAATTGATCAAAGCACAAATTCAcctgggggagaaaaaacaagatgTCGTGAGGGCGTacccagcacagagcagctccttCCTACGCATGCAAGATCAATACAACTCAACACAGAGTTCTAATTTAATACATACGTGTATGTCACACTCTCTAAAAACCCCACTGCAGTTCTCACGTGCTAAAGGTACGCAGAAAATTGCAATTACATTTCTCTCTTATAGTTTCTGCGTGTTCTTAGAGGTCCTGGTCCCCCATCCCCAGCTAGCCTTCTCTCTCAGGGATCTcgagtttctcattttcctttgatGTCTCATAACCCTGTGCCCATCAGACAGACTCTTCCACACCCCCAGTGTCTGACAGCCTTTGGCGTCCACGGTTCCCCATGGGTACAGCTAAGGTGAAGCCCTTAATCAGCGAAGCCTGTAAGCTCTCTGGAAATTCTGATCTTTTAAAAACTTCTCAGTCTGATGGGGTATTTTTTTCAGGAGGTGCCTGTAATAAATTCACTGAACAGCTGGGTGGGGCTGTCAAACAGGGCAACGTGACCCCAGTGAGCTCTTTCTATACAATAAAGATGAAGAGAACTTACTTCAGCTTCAATTTCATCATATAGGAACTGCTTTTTGAACTTGGTCAAGGCATAGTATGCGCTGTCATTGTAGAGGTCCAAGGGGTACAGTACGTACCTGAGGGCAAGAAGAGGGATCATGTCTTAAATTAACTTTGGAGCATCCATCAGCATAAACGGCAGCCAGTGCACGTGCCCTGCTCGgtgaaaaaaatggcttttctctGACATCACTCC is part of the Rissa tridactyla isolate bRisTri1 chromosome 11, bRisTri1.patW.cur.20221130, whole genome shotgun sequence genome and harbors:
- the FNDC9 gene encoding fibronectin type III domain-containing protein 9, translating into MVESRRGTMNIEVHNITYTSATVSWAMNNPCPENYYHVMYRPNWNSVFAGYLRQNFHREERVPHPLSSLVLHRLTPSTIYVLCITCKNSYPSSNHCTTFHTLDKTPLVFGGSKHEPTTSMWMVSSLLLLCFIALLAYGCLQFWSARCHRAARLKHPDASPEEVGEDSSSPEGPLNDGLREELLEVPMTTVLMRSSSFIRESPYSSPHCFFSYKTSDDKRAILPQHGLQ